Proteins encoded in a region of the Microvirgula aerodenitrificans DSM 15089 genome:
- the selD gene encoding selenide, water dikinase SelD translates to MSDVRLTQLSHGGGCGCKIAPAVLETILAGVRPSLPFPDLLVGIDTSDDAAVYRINDSQAIVATTDFFMPIVDDAFDFGRIAATNALSDIYAMGGKPLFALAIVGMPVNVLPPETIRRILDGGQSVCAAAGIPIAGGHSIDSPEPIYGLVGIGIIDPRRIKTNAGARAGDRLILGKGLGVGILAQAMKKGLLDDAGYAALIGSTTRLNTVGTELAELDEVHALTDVTGFGLAGHLLEVCRGAGLTGMIDIDRVPVIREALGFAEQGIGPGAIERNWASFGDGVRFAHDVPAWKQRLLADPQTSGGLLVAVAPEVADAVLARFHAAGFDYAADIGELAHGHAGVVVR, encoded by the coding sequence ATGAGTGATGTCAGACTGACGCAATTGTCTCACGGTGGCGGCTGCGGCTGTAAAATCGCGCCCGCCGTTCTGGAAACCATCCTCGCCGGCGTACGGCCGTCGCTGCCCTTCCCCGACCTGCTGGTCGGCATCGACACCTCGGACGATGCCGCGGTCTACCGCATCAACGACAGCCAGGCCATTGTCGCCACCACCGATTTTTTCATGCCGATCGTCGACGACGCGTTCGATTTCGGCCGCATCGCCGCCACCAATGCGCTGTCGGACATCTATGCCATGGGTGGCAAACCACTGTTTGCCCTGGCCATTGTCGGCATGCCGGTCAATGTGCTGCCGCCGGAAACCATCCGCCGCATCCTCGACGGAGGCCAGTCGGTCTGCGCGGCGGCCGGCATCCCGATCGCCGGCGGTCACTCGATCGACAGCCCGGAACCGATCTACGGTCTGGTCGGCATCGGCATTATCGACCCGCGCCGGATCAAGACCAATGCCGGCGCCCGCGCCGGTGACCGGCTGATCCTCGGCAAGGGACTGGGAGTCGGCATCCTGGCCCAGGCCATGAAAAAGGGACTGCTCGACGACGCCGGCTACGCCGCGCTGATCGGCAGCACTACCCGGCTGAACACGGTCGGCACCGAACTGGCCGAACTCGACGAGGTGCATGCGCTGACCGACGTCACCGGCTTCGGCCTTGCCGGCCACCTGCTGGAAGTCTGCCGCGGCGCCGGCCTGACCGGCATGATCGACATCGACCGGGTGCCGGTCATCCGCGAAGCGCTTGGCTTTGCCGAACAGGGCATCGGCCCGGGCGCCATCGAACGCAACTGGGCCAGTTTCGGCGATGGCGTGCGCTTCGCCCACGACGTGCCGGCCTGGAAACAGCGGCTGCTGGCCGATCCGCAGACCAGCGGCGGCCTGCTGGTCGCCGTGGCGCCGGAAGTGGCCGATGCCGTTCTGGCCCGTTTCCATGCTGCCGGCTTCGATTACGCGGCAGACATCGGCGAGCTGGCCCACGGTCACGCCGGCGTCGTCGTGCGCTGA
- a CDS encoding Clp protease ClpP — translation MMSRHSIPAGMRNEGNDEDEEVVPVPVPYFRRYDSQVVARQISFYLSGEIGPAIAYTDLLNALSTASEYDVIFLHLNTPGGIFDTGLQIINNIQACKAKVITVLEARAYSMGSLIFLAGDELIVHDNCQLMFHNYSGSLIGKGNEQHAQVIAHGKWFDKVMHRLCYPFLSSEELEAIMRGADIWMDSDEIRRRMQKVIAARQLPAPPRAARGKKAEATTPPVLDAEPVRPVEVEVKAMKPGGSKRPRTRS, via the coding sequence ATGATGAGCAGGCATTCGATACCCGCGGGCATGCGCAACGAGGGCAATGACGAGGACGAGGAGGTCGTCCCGGTTCCGGTACCCTATTTCCGCCGCTACGACAGTCAGGTGGTCGCCCGGCAAATCTCCTTCTATCTGTCCGGCGAGATCGGTCCGGCGATCGCCTATACCGATCTGCTGAACGCGCTGTCGACTGCCAGCGAATACGACGTGATCTTCCTGCACCTGAATACCCCCGGCGGGATTTTCGACACCGGGTTGCAGATCATCAACAACATCCAGGCCTGCAAGGCCAAGGTCATCACCGTGCTGGAAGCGCGCGCCTACTCGATGGGTTCGCTGATCTTTCTCGCCGGCGACGAGCTGATCGTGCACGACAACTGCCAGCTGATGTTCCACAACTACTCCGGCAGCCTGATCGGCAAGGGCAACGAGCAGCACGCGCAAGTGATTGCGCATGGCAAGTGGTTCGACAAGGTCATGCACCGGCTGTGCTACCCGTTCCTGTCCAGCGAGGAGCTGGAGGCGATCATGCGTGGCGCCGACATCTGGATGGATTCGGACGAGATCCGCCGCCGCATGCAGAAAGTCATTGCCGCGCGGCAGTTGCCGGCGCCGCCGCGCGCCGCGCGCGGCAAGAAGGCGGAGGCAACGACGCCGCCGGTGCTGGATGCGGAGCCGGTCCGTCCGGTGGAGGTCGAGGTCAAGGCCATGAAGCCGGGCGGCAGCAAACGCCCCCGGACCCGCAGCTAG